A genomic region of Lusitaniella coriacea LEGE 07157 contains the following coding sequences:
- a CDS encoding IctB family putative bicarbonate transporter: MTSTWQTFTLANLPRYQWRGGSWVFRLLAFVSGWREGSWIISQWGETLGALLIAVVLALGPFVSTTLIGALLAAIGGYWMLVTLADERGGSWGATPIHYVLLLYVGIVALATAFSPVKMAALSGLIKLVLYLFFLVLAARVLRSSRLRSWAIAVFLLTALVVSVYGIRQELHGVEQLATWNDPTSELAGATRVYSYLGNPNLLAGYLLSAIAFSFAAFWVWRGWVPKILAGTMTLAHLACLYYTGSRGGWLAAIAMGFTFSLLLYFWWREKLPRFWQVWLLPIVFGGFTLFLAVAVASVEPLRLRVQSMFAGRDDSSINFRLKVFEAVFEMIRDRPLLGIGAGNSAFNQVYPFYMRPGYTALSAYSIFLETIVETGFIGLTVFLWLIVVTFNWGIRPLKQLRDSENLQGFWLMASIAAIAGLLVHGAVDTVWYRPPIQCLWWFVVAIVASFPLSKIETNS; encoded by the coding sequence ATAACTTCTACTTGGCAGACATTTACCCTTGCAAATTTACCTCGGTATCAATGGCGCGGGGGGAGTTGGGTTTTCCGGCTGCTGGCGTTTGTCAGTGGTTGGCGCGAGGGGAGTTGGATTATCTCTCAATGGGGAGAAACGCTAGGCGCGTTGCTCATTGCTGTGGTGCTTGCCTTGGGACCTTTTGTCTCGACGACTTTGATTGGCGCGTTGTTGGCGGCGATTGGCGGATATTGGATGCTGGTAACTTTGGCGGATGAGAGGGGAGGAAGTTGGGGAGCGACTCCTATTCATTATGTCTTGCTTCTGTACGTGGGGATTGTGGCGCTGGCAACAGCGTTTTCTCCGGTGAAGATGGCGGCGCTATCGGGACTGATTAAGCTGGTATTGTATTTATTTTTCTTGGTTTTGGCGGCTCGCGTGCTGAGATCGTCGCGTTTGCGGAGTTGGGCGATCGCGGTTTTTCTTTTGACGGCTTTAGTGGTGAGCGTTTATGGCATTCGTCAGGAGTTGCACGGTGTCGAACAGCTTGCGACTTGGAATGACCCCACATCGGAGTTAGCAGGGGCAACGCGGGTTTATAGTTATTTGGGCAATCCTAATTTATTGGCGGGGTATTTACTCAGCGCGATCGCGTTTAGTTTTGCGGCGTTTTGGGTTTGGCGGGGATGGGTGCCGAAAATTCTGGCGGGAACGATGACTTTGGCGCATTTAGCCTGTCTCTACTATACGGGCAGTCGAGGCGGCTGGTTGGCGGCGATCGCGATGGGTTTTACATTTTCCCTCCTGCTCTACTTTTGGTGGCGAGAGAAATTACCTCGTTTTTGGCAAGTTTGGCTCTTACCCATTGTATTTGGGGGATTTACTTTATTTTTAGCCGTCGCTGTTGCCTCGGTGGAACCCCTGCGACTGCGCGTGCAAAGTATGTTTGCCGGACGGGATGATAGTAGTATTAACTTCCGTTTGAAGGTGTTTGAAGCGGTATTTGAGATGATCCGCGATCGCCCTCTGTTGGGCATTGGGGCTGGAAATAGCGCGTTTAATCAAGTTTATCCCTTCTATATGCGCCCCGGCTATACGGCGCTGAGTGCCTATTCGATCTTCCTCGAAACGATTGTTGAGACGGGGTTTATCGGCTTAACTGTTTTCCTCTGGTTGATTGTTGTCACGTTCAATTGGGGAATTCGACCCCTGAAGCAGTTGCGAGATTCGGAGAATTTGCAAGGATTTTGGTTGATGGCATCGATTGCCGCGATCGCGGGATTGCTCGTTCACGGTGCAGTTGATACAGTGTGGTATCGTCCGCCAATTCAGTGTTTGTGGTGGTTTGTTGTTGCGATTGTTGCCAGTTTCCCCCTCAGTAAAATTGAGACGAATTCTTGA
- a CDS encoding GUN4 domain-containing protein, with protein MTDSTRTSVSTENREIEELQQQLLTASEKKQLQAIDRLSGLGEPGLTVLKEFLQGGRDREPNLVLGKTYQCLYQNPLTQDFLLAHFPHGIVPFNSELNIDYKPLQQALLTQDFQTADRITLQKLCELAGEAAIERKWLYFSEVDKFPIADLQTIDRLWLLHSEGKFGFSVQREIWLSNRKDFSKVWSKIGWKAEKNWTRYPNEFTWDLSAPKGHLPLSNQLRGVRAFASLLSHPAWSTP; from the coding sequence ATGACCGACTCTACCCGTACCTCCGTTTCCACAGAAAACCGCGAAATAGAAGAATTACAACAGCAGTTATTAACCGCATCCGAGAAAAAACAACTGCAAGCCATCGACCGACTGAGCGGTCTTGGAGAGCCTGGATTAACTGTCCTCAAAGAATTTTTACAAGGGGGGCGCGATCGCGAACCGAACCTCGTCCTGGGCAAAACCTATCAATGCCTTTACCAAAATCCCCTCACCCAAGACTTTCTCCTCGCCCACTTCCCCCACGGCATCGTCCCCTTCAACTCCGAACTCAACATCGACTACAAACCCCTCCAACAAGCCCTCCTCACCCAAGACTTCCAAACCGCAGATCGCATAACCCTGCAAAAGCTATGCGAACTCGCCGGAGAAGCGGCAATTGAGCGCAAATGGCTCTACTTCTCCGAAGTTGACAAATTTCCCATCGCCGACTTACAAACCATCGATCGGTTGTGGTTGCTCCACTCCGAAGGCAAATTTGGCTTTTCCGTCCAGCGAGAAATTTGGCTCTCCAATAGAAAAGACTTCTCCAAAGTTTGGTCAAAAATCGGCTGGAAAGCCGAAAAAAACTGGACTCGCTACCCCAATGAATTCACCTGGGATCTCAGCGCCCCCAAAGGGCATCTTCCCCTCTCCAACCAACTCAGGGGCGTTCGAGCCTTTGCCTCCCTCCTCTCTCATCCAGCCTGGTCAACCCCTTAG
- a CDS encoding GAF domain-containing sensor histidine kinase produces the protein MTVADLGFGEMSNKVNAHNNNFCRLDGLTPAARDRYRFKALEHLGLLGMDTIPVFDEATQTAARTLTAPIGIVGFTINDRFVLKSTVGLSSIGLMNELAVSRNIPCSEAFSSYVVDSQQPLAIQDAALDLVFSQSILFQHYGIRAYLGVPLLTSEGICVGALAVMDLAPREFTSQDIELLALTARWCMSEFERNRLQLEQQNAATPKSTTLLNRLSDGTTVQQFSKKPLSSSFSAQESDLEALSGAEMLKVKLLTQLTEELRTPLTSVMGMARVLEREVYGPLSDKQKEYLDIIHNSGQHLLSLVEEIVNLSVFDKQGSNLLLSPVDIEMLAQQAINHLFHVAKQQRQQLRLSVEPGHRIWFLDKEKIRQALYYLVFTVIHSAEPGSEVQLHISRKEKELNIGVWVSHPWLGDGLPQVEMYAPALSLDLAPDWDVSEETSTPETLKPLLSNQILADPSLSVLEKVEQLKQKTENESYRELLGLVLSCHLAEMHGGQIVIQGSLQSGYRYVLKLPKIEGNEG, from the coding sequence ATGACAGTAGCAGATTTGGGATTCGGGGAAATGAGTAATAAAGTCAACGCACACAACAATAATTTCTGTCGTTTGGATGGGTTAACGCCCGCGGCGCGCGATCGTTATCGATTCAAAGCGCTAGAGCATCTCGGACTACTGGGGATGGACACCATTCCCGTTTTTGACGAAGCCACGCAAACTGCCGCTCGCACGCTAACAGCGCCTATTGGCATTGTTGGTTTCACCATCAACGATCGATTTGTCCTCAAATCGACAGTGGGTTTATCCAGTATTGGCTTGATGAATGAATTAGCCGTCTCTCGAAATATTCCCTGTAGCGAAGCTTTTTCGAGTTATGTGGTTGACAGCCAACAACCCCTCGCTATTCAGGATGCTGCCCTCGATTTAGTTTTTTCCCAAAGTATTCTCTTTCAGCATTACGGCATTCGCGCTTACTTAGGCGTTCCCCTACTCACCTCAGAGGGAATTTGCGTGGGAGCCTTAGCGGTGATGGATTTAGCACCCCGCGAATTTACCTCTCAAGATATCGAACTCCTGGCCCTAACGGCGCGTTGGTGCATGAGCGAATTCGAGCGCAATCGACTTCAGCTCGAACAGCAGAACGCAGCTACACCAAAATCCACCACACTCCTCAATCGGTTATCAGATGGAACGACAGTCCAGCAATTTTCAAAAAAACCTTTATCTTCCAGTTTTTCTGCCCAAGAGAGCGATTTAGAAGCCTTGAGTGGCGCAGAAATGTTAAAGGTGAAATTGCTAACGCAGTTAACGGAAGAATTGCGCACCCCATTGACTTCAGTGATGGGGATGGCAAGAGTTTTAGAACGAGAAGTGTATGGTCCCCTAAGCGACAAACAAAAAGAATATCTAGACATCATTCACAATAGCGGTCAGCATTTGCTGTCTTTGGTGGAAGAGATTGTTAATTTGAGCGTTTTTGACAAGCAAGGGTCGAATTTGCTCCTCAGTCCGGTGGATATCGAAATGCTGGCACAGCAGGCGATCAATCACCTATTCCACGTTGCCAAGCAGCAGCGCCAACAGTTGCGCTTATCGGTGGAACCGGGACATCGCATTTGGTTCCTCGATAAGGAGAAAATTCGGCAAGCGCTCTACTATTTGGTTTTCACCGTTATCCATTCGGCAGAACCGGGGAGTGAGGTACAACTTCACATCTCTCGTAAGGAAAAAGAACTGAATATCGGGGTTTGGGTTTCTCATCCTTGGTTGGGAGATGGGTTGCCGCAGGTGGAGATGTATGCGCCTGCTTTGAGCCTCGATCTCGCACCGGATTGGGATGTTTCAGAAGAAACCAGCACGCCTGAAACCCTGAAACCGCTTTTGAGCAATCAAATTCTGGCGGATCCTTCTTTGTCGGTATTGGAGAAAGTCGAGCAACTCAAGCAGAAGACGGAGAATGAAAGCTATCGGGAATTGCTGGGATTGGTTCTCAGTTGCCATTTGGCGGAGATGCACGGCGGACAAATCGTGATTCAAGGTTCTTTGCAATCCGGGTATCGCTATGTCCTAAAGCTGCCAAAAATTGAGGGCAATGAGGGATAA
- a CDS encoding pilus assembly FimT family protein codes for MMGNLKDLISTVYGKRSGVSSRPSHQGFTLIELIVVVTIIGILAAILVPGWLRLIALYKLNFAQNRVYSAVRETQQQAKTNNLPWQVSFREHQGRSQFAIHRADSIAFVPNAVLKNESYWKDLPDGVSIDTERNDRGKFETSLVKQSETGPWRIQFNYFGCPVGKPQHNCGYTSPQALGRITLQVKHGGKLRRCTIVSTVMGAVRNGKNHPKVDGTKKYCH; via the coding sequence ATGATGGGCAATTTGAAGGATTTGATATCAACAGTGTATGGCAAACGCTCAGGAGTTTCCTCTCGTCCTTCCCATCAAGGTTTCACTCTCATTGAACTGATTGTTGTCGTTACGATAATTGGTATTTTAGCTGCGATTCTCGTTCCGGGTTGGTTGAGACTAATTGCCCTCTACAAACTCAACTTTGCCCAAAATAGAGTCTACAGCGCAGTTCGAGAAACCCAACAACAGGCGAAAACCAATAACCTTCCGTGGCAAGTCAGCTTCCGAGAACACCAAGGACGCTCGCAGTTTGCCATTCACCGCGCCGATTCCATTGCATTTGTTCCCAATGCAGTCCTGAAAAACGAGTCCTATTGGAAAGATTTACCCGACGGGGTTTCCATCGATACCGAAAGAAACGATCGCGGAAAATTTGAAACCAGTTTAGTCAAACAGAGCGAGACAGGACCCTGGCGCATCCAATTTAACTATTTTGGCTGTCCCGTTGGCAAACCGCAGCACAACTGCGGATACACCTCGCCACAAGCCTTGGGACGCATTACCCTACAAGTGAAACATGGCGGAAAATTGAGGCGTTGCACGATCGTCTCCACTGTCATGGGAGCAGTGCGAAATGGGAAAAATCATCCCAAAGTAGATGGTACGAAAAAGTATTGCCATTGA